The nucleotide window GTCCCCGGTCCCCCGAGAGGGCTCGTCCTCGCCGCCGGAGCGGGGCGACGCCTCGGCCGAGGGCCGAAGGCACTGCTGGTGCGAATGGATGGGCTCACCCTGGTGGAGTCGATGGTCCTCGCCCTGCTCGACGGTGGCTGCCGGGACGTCACAGTCGTCACCGGAGCCTGCAGCGAGCAGGTTGCGAGCCTGCTGGGCGGGTGTGACCGCGTGTCCGTCGCGTTCAACCCTGACTGGTCTTCGGGTATGGGTTCCTCGCTGCGCCGCGGCCTGCAGGCGATCGGCCCCGGACCCGACGTCATGGTCACACCTGTGGACCGTCCCGGAATCTGTGCGGCGGAAGTCGCTCGTCTCATCGCCGCCCATCGTCCCCGAGCGATCACCGCTGCGGGCCACTGTGATGCGAA belongs to Brevibacterium spongiae and includes:
- a CDS encoding nucleotidyltransferase family protein, producing the protein MSGETGSTPPKRPVPGPPRGLVLAAGAGRRLGRGPKALLVRMDGLTLVESMVLALLDGGCRDVTVVTGACSEQVASLLGGCDRVSVAFNPDWSSGMGSSLRRGLQAIGPGPDVMVTPVDRPGICAAEVARLIAAHRPRAITAAGHCDANGSLHRGHPVLFDESWTSRAAAAAHGDVGARDLLATHRAVVDLVDCSDLDDGADVDVPKDLHRLTVVSSRD